A part of Carassius carassius chromosome 32, fCarCar2.1, whole genome shotgun sequence genomic DNA contains:
- the LOC132113028 gene encoding leucine-rich repeat and fibronectin type-III domain-containing protein 2-like, with translation MDKVLSSLLLLGSAVMMTTACPKYCVCQNLSESLGTLCPSKGLLFVPPDIDRRTVELRLGGNYIIKITQQDFTNMTGLVDLTLSRNTVSFIQPFSFVDLETLRSLHLDSNRLTELGPDALRGLVNLQHLILNNNQLTHISKEAFDDLLLTLEDLDLSYNNLRGIPWEAIQKMLNLHQLSLDHNLISHIAEGTFTDLEKLARLDLTSNRLQKLPPDPIFARSQSTSVVSTPFAPVLSLSFGGNPLHCNCEILWLRRLEREDDMETCASPPSLKGRYFWYVREEEFVCEPPLITQHTHKLLVLEGQTASLRCKAVGDPMPLIHWVAPDDRLISNSSRATVYENGTLDIMVTTSKDYGTFTCIAANAAGESTASIELSIIQLPHLSNGTNRTAQPKSRLSDITSSTKTSKGETKAQPEQVVSVSEVTAVSALIKWTVSKVAPKVKMYQLQYNCSEDDVLIYRMIPAISKSFLVNNLMPGMQYDLCVLAIWEDTATTLTATNIVGCVQFETRDEYPRCQSLRSQFLGGTMILVIGGVIVATLLVFIVILMVRYKVNSGLQVAKLVTVSNTYSQTNGRQQTTQRLNNGAPTPQASRTVVVMRDEVVEFKCGSLQSSISSSSSSSADFLGSEKVESFNRHVDSNTLPNRWKQSSSKARPNLDNLLGAFASLDLRVPARDPGGPSSSGTMVMGMRPPTDKEPLLGRGDSTLGYLVMLPSENKPKRSHSFDMGDFGASQCLSYPRRISNIWTKRSLSVNGMLLQCDESEGEGDKPTFDSSEWVMESTV, from the exons ATGGACAAAGTGCTCAGCAGCCTCCTTCTCCTGGGAAGCGCAGTGATGATGACCACCGCCTGCCCTAAATATTGTGTTTGTCAGAACCTGTCAGAGTCCTTGGGCACACTATGCCCATCCAAAGGTCTGCTTTTTGTGCCCCCTGATATTGACAGAAGAACCGTGGAGTTACGCCTGGGAGGAAACTACATTATCAAAATTACCCAGCAGGACTTCACTAACATGACGGGCCTTGTGGACCTCACACTGTCACGAAACACCGTCAGCTTCATCCAGCCCTTCTCCTTTGTGGATCTTGAAACCTTGCGTTCGCTGCACCTGGACAGTAACCGGTTGACAGAGCTGGGCCCTGATGCCCTGCGAGGCTTAGTGAACTTGCAACACCTCATCCTAAACAACAACCAACTGACTCATATCTCCAAAGAAGCTTTCGATGACCTGCTGCTCACCTTGGAGGACCTAGACCTCTCCTATAACAACCTGCGAGGCATACCCTGGGAGGCTATTCAGAAAATGCTCAACCTACACCAGCTGAGTCTGGACCACAACCTCATCAGCCACATAGCTGAAGGCACTTTTACTGATCTTGAAAAGCTGGCGAGGCTGGATCTTACATCAAACCGTCTCCAGAAGCTTCCGCCAGATCCCATCTTTGCTCGGTCACAGAGCACCAGTGTTGTTAGTACGCCGTTTGCCCCGGTCCTGTCTCTCAGCTTTGGCGGGAATCCTCTTCACTGTAACTGTGAAATTCTTTGGTTGCGCCGTTTAGAACGAGAGGACGATATGGAAACATGCGCCTCCCCTCCTAGTCTGAAAGGTCGCTACTTCTGGTATGTGAGAGAGGAAGAGTTTGTGTGTGAACCACCATTAATTACCCAACATACCCACAAGCTTTTGGTCCTGGAGGGACAGACGGCCAGTTTACGCTGCAAGGCAGTGGGTGACCCTATGCCTCTCATACACTGGGTTGCTCCAGATGACCGACTAATTAGTAACTCATCCAGGGCTACAGTATATGAAAATGGTACTTTAGACATTATGGTCACCACCTCTAAGGATTATGGGACATTTACTTGCATTGCTGCAAACGCTGCAGGAGAATCAACAGCCTCAATTGAGCTCTCCATCATCCAACTCCCCCACCTAAGCAATGGCACTAACCGCACTGCTCAGCCAAAGTCCAGACTGTCTGACATCACAAGCTCCACTAAAACTAGTAAAGGGGAGACCAAAGCTCAACCAGAACAGGTAGTATCAGTGTCAGAGGTCACCGCAGTCTCTGCTCTAATCAAGTGGACTGTAAGCAAAGTGGCACCCAAAGTCAAAATGTACCAGCTCCAATACAACTGTTCAGAGGATGATGTCCTGATTTATAG GATGATTCCAGCGATCAGCAAATCCTTCTTGGTCAACAACCTGATGCCAGGGATGCAGTATGACCTATGCGTTTTGGCCATCTGGGAAGACACCGCCACCACACTCACTGCGACGAACATAGTGGGTTGTGTGCAGTTTGAGACACGTGACGAGTACCCCCGCTGCCAGTCACTGCGCAGTCAGTTTTTAGGAGGAACCATGATCTTGGTGATTGGTGGAGTGATCGTAGCCACTTTGTTGGTCTTTATCGTCATACTTATGGTACGCTATAAAGTAAACAGTGGCTTGCAGGTTGCAAAGTTGGTGACGGTGAGTAATACCTACTCCCAGACAAATGGGAGACAACAGACTACACAGCGACTAAACAACGGTGCTCCTACACCGCAGGCTTCAAGGACTGTAGTGGTGATGCGAGATGAAGTGGTGGAGTTTAAGTGTGGCTCCTTGCAGAGTAGCATCTcatcctcttcatcctcctcgGCTGACTTCCTTGGAAGTGAGAAAGTTGAGTCTTTCAATCGACATGTGGATTCTAACACCTTGCCCAACAGGTGGAAGCAGTCATCATCTAAGGCACGACCAAACCTGGATAACCTGCTTGGGGCATTTGCTTCTCTGGACTTAAGGGTTCCCGCAAGAGATCCGGGAGGACCATCTTCTTCAGGGACCATGGTGATGGGCATGAGACCACCCACTGACAAGGAGCCTCTGCTAGGCCGGGGAGATTCCACGCTTGGGTACCTTGTAATGCTCCCATCAGAGAACAAGCCCAAGCGTAGCCACTCATTTGACATGGGTGACTTTGGTGCTTCACAGTGCCTTAGTTACCCACGACGCATCAGCAACATTTGGACTAAGAGGAGTCTCTCGGTCAACGGTATGCTCCTGCAGTGCGACGAGAGTGAGGGGGAAGGGGATAAGCCAACGTTTGATAGCTCTGAATGGGTTATGGAGAGTACAGTCTGA